ATTGAATGGCTACTCGGCATTTTTCTTGCTATTTTGACTGGCTTTACAATCTCCTTGATTTCTTTTAAATCTCAAAAAATACACTCATTTTTAGCACCACTTCTTGTTATCTCGCAAAGCGTACCTTACTTGGTATTTACACCAATTTTAATGATTTGGCTAGGACTTGGGATTGCTCCAAAAGTTGTATTGGTTGTTTTAACATGTTCGTTTCCTATTTCTCTTGTTCTCATGCAAGACCTAATTTCTGCAAAAAATGAATACAAACTTATAGTTGACATGTTTCGACTTAAAGAATCAAAAGCGCTTTACCATATATATTTACCGTACGCACTGCCTGGTTTTTTTAATGCACTTAAAATAAGCACCAGTTACTCTTTTGGCTCAGCGGTTCTTGCTGAATTAATGGGCAGTGAAAGTGGGCTTGGAATTTATTTACTAAGAGCCCAAGCAACATTTTGCAGTGATAAAGTTATTGCAGTAGTGGTAATAATTGTAATTATTAGTATTACAAGCGTAACATTGATTGAATTACTTAGAAAAAAAATAATTTTTTGGAATACTTTTAAAAAATAGGTTCATAATTCAATGATTAAAATTAATGTTAAAAATTATACTTATAACAATAAAATAGCCGTTTTAAAAAATATTAACATTGCGCTACAGCAAGGATCGATAACCTGTTTAATAGGACCTTCTGGTTGTGGAAAATCTACTTTTCTGCGCCTTTTAATGGGAATGGAATGTGGTGCTGATGGTTTTATTGAATTCCAAAAAAACACTTTAGAGTTTTCAAATTGGAATAGTTCTCAAACTTTATTTACTATGGTACCGCAAATACCCCATTTGTTACCTTGGAAAAATATTATAGAAAATATCATTTTAGCAATTCCCAAAGAAAAAGTAGCAAGAGAAAAAATCTCTGCATTTGATATTGCATTTGAAGCACTTAAGATAGTACA
This region of Spirobacillus cienkowskii genomic DNA includes:
- a CDS encoding ABC transporter permease, yielding MCRIFKWIFPAILILFLLVILEFALKAFHIPDYIIPLPTQVVNVILTDWEIIFQNLQVTIIEWLLGIFLAILTGFTISLISFKSQKIHSFLAPLLVISQSVPYLVFTPILMIWLGLGIAPKVVLVVLTCSFPISLVLMQDLISAKNEYKLIVDMFRLKESKALYHIYLPYALPGFFNALKISTSYSFGSAVLAELMGSESGLGIYLLRAQATFCSDKVIAVVVIIVIISITSVTLIELLRKKIIFWNTFKK
- a CDS encoding ABC transporter ATP-binding protein codes for the protein MIKINVKNYTYNNKIAVLKNINIALQQGSITCLIGPSGCGKSTFLRLLMGMECGADGFIEFQKNTLEFSNWNSSQTLFTMVPQIPHLLPWKNIIENIILAIPKEKVAREKISAFDIAFEALKIVQLETHFKKYPFEISLGMAQRVSLARSLVMDAQAILLDEPFASLDAYTRLILQNWLKQKIAEANKYAILVTHDMHEAFNISQEIHVLSGYPAEIAKTYSEPDKNLFVQYENEILTLLGGDCIS